The following nucleotide sequence is from Thermococcus sp. MV5.
GGATTTCAATGCCGGCCTGGCGCGGTGATGTGGAAAAGCACTTGGAGTATTTGCTCGGCCTGCGCGAGCTGAAGCGGGCCGAGCTCGAGCTTTTTGAAAAGCTGAGGAGGTGAGCGGAGGAATGGCCCAATCGTCTCGGTTTGTTCGCGGAATATATATTGATTCTGAGGTTGAGAAGAGGGCAAAAGCCCTCGCGAAGGTGAAAGGAACGAGCATCAACCAG
It contains:
- a CDS encoding t26-2p codes for the protein MAQSSRFVRGIYIDSEVEKRAKALAKVKGTSINQVFREAVLKLYRIELGNTRPEDILKD